One window of Papaver somniferum cultivar HN1 chromosome 9, ASM357369v1, whole genome shotgun sequence genomic DNA carries:
- the LOC113313949 gene encoding uncharacterized protein LOC113313949, with the protein MATDLEEELKRLQSVTLRLTAELGGKSEKLKHMGKMLEENSTSLSRMTEKRDHLNQAHNEEKRKMKRTMDENERLMREFEAQRKEIEQQAKEIEKLDAQLDFKNKQLQVLRMLKNGTQDSQKITTVQGKHGGVEIMSGRDKVQVQIDTNGLHSVLEVKDYELDSELSGKKTLVGKEDRSNHDPQESRKVSIEASRKITTVQGKPKHQGVETVSSRDKVQVRIDTSGLHHEVAVKDYELDSGLSRKKTLVSKKHRSNHDLQKARKASIKTSRKQTTGQGKHEGLENMSSRPDKVQVQIDTNGLHNELEEKAYELDDELSRKQILVGKEHRSNHELQEAHKVSIEEDTKEDDEKSIGLIEEWGKGDIEGSRGDMFPSIPPSEYLVDPCNDMPNNSSDLSSVLPGSNVTKEDDEELIEERGKGDIEGSGGVECNAFQDMYPPIPPPESSIFPSNDMLNSSSYLSSALPVPDDEIAELEWLSTFVDDSLSAGGITVDKDYSNNNEKNDSAAVLKNSSSCSGGKTMLLSPDTVVPTPVRSKRPRSAVFYEQPAPKLASHESCLIDVEIQLMPNSYISSASECLAKSHPSYTPNFNGKEQKKKNKMKRLPPCMPSQSSDHNNSLHQ; encoded by the exons ATGGCAACTGACTTAGAGGAAGAGTTAAAGAGACTGCAGAGTGTTACTCTTAGATTAACGGCGGAATTAGGTGGAAAGAGTGAAAAATTGAAACACATGGGGAAAATGTTGGAAGAAAATTCGACATCCCTTAGTCGAATGACGGAGAAGAGAGATCACCTGAATCAAGCTCATAATGAAG aaaagagaaaaatgaagaGGACTATGGATGAAAACGAAAGGTTGATGAGAGAGTTTgaagctcaaaggaaagaaatTGAACAGCaggctaaggaaattgagaagctTGATGCGCAATTGGATTTCAAAAACAAGCAACTTCAAGTTTTAAGAATGCTGAAAAATGGGACACAGGATTCACAAAAGATAACTACTGTACAAGGGAAGCATGGAGGAGTGGAAATCATGAGTGGTCGGGACAAGGTTCAGGTCCAAATTGATACCAATGGTCTGCACAGTGTACTGGAAGTGAAAGATTATGAATTGGATAGCGAGCTTAGCGGGAAGAAAACCCTTGTTGGCAAAGAGGACAGGAGTAACCATGATCCACAGGAGTCGCGCAAAGTTTCAATTGAG GCTTCAAGAAAGATAACCACTGTGCAAGGGAAGCCGAAGCATCAAGGAGTCGAAACCGTAAGTAGTCGGGACAAGGTTCAGGTCCGAATTGATACGAGTGGTCTGCACCATGAAGTGGCAGTGAAAGATTATGAATTGGATAGTGGGCTTAGCCGGAAGAAAACCCTTGTCAGCAAAAAGCACAGGAGTAACCATGATTTACAGAAAGCGCGTAAAGCTTCAATCAAG ACTTCAAGAAAGCAAACCACTGGGCAAGGGAAGCATGAAGGACTGGAAAACATGAGTAGTCGGCCGGACAAGGTTCAGGTCCAAATTGATACGAATGGTCTGCACAATGAACTGGAAGAGAAAGCTTATGAATTGGATGACGAGCTTAGCCGGAAGCAAATACTTGTTGGCAAAGAGCACAGGAGTAACCATGAGCTACAGGAGGCGCACAAAGTTTCAATCGAG GAAGATACAaaggaagatgatgaaaaatcGATAGGGCTGATAGAGGAATGGGGCAAGGGAGATATTGAAGGTAGTAGAGGAGATATGTTTCCTTCAATCCCACCATCAGAATATTTGGTTGATCCGTGCAATGATATGCCGAATAACAGCTCAGATCTTTCCAGTGTACTCCCTGGTTCG AATGTTAcaaaggaagatgatgaagagctGATAGAGGAACGAGGCAAGGGAGATATTGAAGGCAGTGGAGGAGTAGAATGCAATGCCTTTCAAGATATGTATCCTCCAATCCCACCACCAGAATCTTCGATTTTTCCGTCCAATGATATGCTGAACAGCAGCTCATATCTTTCCAGTGCACTCCCTGTCCCT GATGATGAAATTGCTGAATTGGAATGGTTATCAACCTTTGTTGATGATTCTTTGTCAGCTGGAGGCATCACTGTGGACAAAGACTACTCGAACAACAATGAGAAGAATGACTCTGCTGCGGTCCTTAAGAATAGCAGCTCTTGCTCTGGTGGAAAGACAATGCTTCTCAGTCCTGACACTGTTGTTCCTACACCTGTACGGAGCAAGCGCCCACGATCAGCAGTTTTCTATGAACAACCCGCTCCAAAGTTAGCCTCTCATGAATCATGTTTGATTGACGTCGAAATCCAACTAATGCCCAACTCCTATATATCTTCAGCATCAGAGTGTTTGGCAAAATCCCATCCATCATATACACCCAATTTTAATGgaaaagaacagaagaagaagaacaaaatgaaGAGGCTGCCACCATGTATGCCAAGTCAAAGCTCAGACCATAACAATTCACTTCATCAATAG
- the LOC113311755 gene encoding B3 domain-containing transcription factor VRN1-like: protein MQFFKILDASSHKNERLELPKEFIVKYGKELSYHAIIKVPNGIWHIGLRNAEGAMLFENGWPQFMEFYSICVGHVLLFRYDGDSKFQVHAFGIDATEIEYPSHNPIHSGGTHSNSEPSMSSDSPLNSGSTQSNYEASMSSESSYDQNAEPGRQEFSQKRAKQRTVIPTRIHTKAFKAILEAAEAFKSENPSFKLILQASHFKGTVKVPIAFTSLFLRNVTRMVITLGISDGRTWEVGYVSRTYNEKTESTLSKGWCKFLADNHLMEGDVCVFELVDREKIKMNVQFFKQQKAFARKINPKIRYYAAEFKATREAVKKFTSDNPFYKRVHLAFATSHFTNITRMVITLRVSDGRTWEVRYVSRSPKQKVLSQGWHKFVADNDLKEGNVCVFELVDRKNVKMLVHIFRQQKPSARELTPKSSKYTAQFHATLDAAETFTSKNPFFKVVMQAAHMKKGMLRVPAAFGTQHLTDITRMVITLKVADDKTWEVNYVSGTPTERRISLGWREFVADNDLKEGDVCIFELVDFGKKLKMNVHIFRLVQDMA, encoded by the exons ATGCAGTTTTTCAAGATACTTGACGCTTCCAGCCATAAAAACGAACGATTG GAGCTTCCAAAAGAATTTATCGTCAAGTACGGGAAGGAACTGTCGTACCATGCAATTATTAAGGTTCCCAATGGTATCTGGCATATAGGATTAAGGAATGCTGAAGGTGCAATGTTGTTCGAGAACGGTTGGCCACAATTTATGGAGTTTTACTCCATTTGTGTTGGACATGTATTACTTTTCAGATATGATGGGGATTCTAAATTTCAAGTTCATGCATTTGGCATTGATGCTACCGAGATAGAATATCCATCTCATAATCCCATACATTCTGGCGGTACTCACAGCAATAGTGAACCTTCCATGTCAAGCGATTCCCCTCTTAATTCTGGGAGTACTCAAAGCAATTATGAAGCTTCCATGTCAAGTGAATCCTCTTACGATCAGAATGCCGAACCTG GGAGACAAGAATTTTCCCAAAAAAGAGCAAAACAAAGGACGGTTATACCTACAAGAATTCATACCAAGGCATTCAAGGCAATACTTGAAGCAGCTGAAGCATTTAAGTCTGAGAATCCATCCTTCAAGCTCATTCTGCAAGCCTCACACTTTAAAGGAACCGTG AAGGTGCCAATTGCTTTTACAAGCTTATTTTTGAGAAACGTAACACGGATGGTGATCACCCTTGGCATTTCAGATGGGAGAACCTGGGAAGTCGGATATGTTTCTCGAACATATAATGAAAAAACAGAAAGTACGCTGTCTAAGGGCTGGTGTAAATTCCTTGCAGATAATCATTTGATGGAAGGCGATGTTTGTGTCTTTGAACTAGTCGATAGGGAAAAAATCAAGATGAATGTTCAATTTTTCAAACAACAAAAAGCATTTGCCAGGAAGATTAATCCTAAAATAAGATATTATGCTGCGGAATTCAAGGCAACGCGTGAAGCAGTCAAAAAGTTTACGTCTGACAATCCTTTCTACAAG AGGGTACATTTGGCTTTTGCAACCTCACATTTCACAAACATAACACGGATGGTGATTACTCTAAGGGTTTCTGATGGGAGAACCTGGGAAGTTCGATATGTTTCCCGATCACCAAAGCAAAAAGTGCTATCTCAAGGCTGGCATAAATTTGTTGCAGATAATGATTTGAAAGAAGGCAATGTTTGTGTCTTTGAACTAGTTGATAGGAAAAATGTCAAAATGCTTGTTCACATTTTCAGACAACAAAAACCATCTGCCAGGGAGCTTACTCCTAAATCAAGTAAATATACTGCACAATTTCATGCAACGCTTGACGCAGCCGAAACATTTACGTCTAAGAATCCTTTCTTCAAGGTCGTTATGCAAGCTGCACATATGAAAAAAGGAATGCTG AGGGTACCTGCGGCTTTTGGAACCCAACATTTGACAGACATAACACGGATGGTGATCACTCTTAAGGTTGCAGATGACAAAACCTGGGAAGTCAATTATGTTTCTGGAACACCAACTGAAAGAAGGATATCTCTGGGCTGGCGTGAATTTGTTGCGGATAATGATCTGAAGGAAGGGGATGTTTGCATCTTTGAACTAGTTGATTTTGggaagaaattgaagatgaatgtTCACATTTTCCGACTAGTACAAGATATGGCATAG